The following are encoded together in the Cololabis saira isolate AMF1-May2022 chromosome 5, fColSai1.1, whole genome shotgun sequence genome:
- the fbxo31 gene encoding F-box only protein 31 isoform X2 has translation MAVCARLCGVGQSRRCRRRQRSNQQDQGSDSDMEEEEEERIEGPRRAEAGRGRCAAAGAAAAAAGPEDRAAAAAAAAAAPPHPQTLAELPPELLVEILSLLPGPELPNVALVCKKFRQILNTETIWRRRCVEEFGMKEDLRKMEAGGVSSKDIYVKLLHPYRHILGLWQPDIGPYGGLLNVVVDGLFIIGWMYLPPHDPRVEDPMRRRPLFRIHLWESKKATIECMYGHKGPHKGDIQTVKRDEFSTKCNQTDHHRMPGGRQEEFRTWLEEEWGRTLEEIFHEHMQELILMKFIYTSQYDNCLTYRRIYLPPPMPSDLLKPGLFKGTYGSHGLEIVMLSFHGNSARATKLTGDPNVPAGQLTLDIDLRRPVVLPDLEQQRDIEELSRLVLGIHEELQGDAEQQANDTVRHAAAGADGVASGAKASEAEDGLCSDSCQSGPSSSSSHSETQPFILPLGVMARNEVYPRTCRKCFYGTGLIAGHGFTSPERTPGLFVLFDEDHFGFIWLELKSFSLYSRLTDHLAHAHAPNMERFEAMLRSMQSWTS, from the exons ATGGCTGTGTGCGCCAGGCTCTGCGGAGTGGGCCAGTCTCGGAGGTGCCGGAGACGGCAGCGGAGCAACCAGCAGGACCAGGGCAGCGACTCCgacatggaggaggaggaggaggagcggatcGAGGGCCCGAGGAGAGCCGAGGCGGGCCGAGGCCGCTGCGCTGCAGCCggggctgcagctgcagctgcagggccGGAGgaccgggctgctgctgctgctgctgctgctgctgcacctcCGCACCCGCAGACTCTCGCAGAATTACCGCCCGAGCTGCTGGTGGAAATACTCTCCCTGCTGCCTGGACCAGAGCTGCCGAATGTCGCCCTCGTTTGCAAGAAATTCAGACAAATCCTCAACACGGAAACCATATGGAGAAGGCGATGTGTAGAAG AGTTTGGCATGAAGGAGGATCTGAGGAAGATGGAAGCAGGAGGAGTGTCCAGCAAGGACATCTACGTTAAAC TGCTTCACCCATATAGGCATATTTTGGGTCTTTGGCAGCCTGACATAGGACCTTATGGTGGATTGCTCAATGTTGTG GTGGATGGGTTGTTCATCATCGGCTGGATGTATCTCCCACCTCATGACCCTCGGGTGGAGGATCCCATGAGAAGACGGCCTCTCTTCCGTATCCACTTGTGGGAGAGCAAAAAGGCCACAATAGAGTGTATGTATGGACACAAAGGTCCTCACAAAGGAGACATACAG ACAGTGAAAAGGGATGAATTTTCAACTAAATGTAACCAGACGGATCATCACCGGATGCCAGGAGGCAGACAGGAG GAATTCAGGACATGGTTAGAGGAAGAATGGGGTCGAACGCTGGAAGAAATCTTCCATGAACACATGCAGGAGCTCATTCTGATGAAATTCATTTACACCAGTCAATACGA TAACTGCTTGACATACCGTCGGATCTATCTGCCTCCTCCGATGCCGTCAGAcctgctgaaaccaggactattcAAAGGCACCTACGGTAGTCATGGCTTGGAGATTGTCATGCTCAGCTTTCATGGGAATTCTGCAAGAGCCACCAAACTCACT GGAGACCCAAATGTTCCTGCTGGGCAGCTCACACTGGATATTGACCTGAGAAGACCTGTGGTACTCCCAGATTTGGAGCAGCAGCGCGACATTGAGGAACTATCGCGGCTTGTGCTGGGGATACATGAGGAGCTACAGGGGGATGCAGAACAGCAGGCCAATGATACAGTCCGGCATGCAGCGGCGGGAGCCGATGGTGTTGCCAGCGGCGCAAAAGCAAGTGAGGCAGAAGATGGCCTCTGTTCAGACAGCTGTCAGTCTGGCcccagcagtagcagcagtcaTTCGGAGACCCAGCCCTTTATTCTTCCTTTAGGGGTTATGGCCCGCAATGAGGTGTACcctcgtacctgcagaaaatG CTTCTATGGGACAGGCCTGATTGCGGGGCACGGCTTTACAAGTCCAGAGCGCACCCCAGGGCTTTTTGTGCTCTTCGATGAGGACCACTTTGGTTTCATCTGGCTGGAGTTGAAGTCTTTTAGTCTTTACAGTCGCCTGACGGACCATCTAGCCCACGCCCATGCTCCAAACATGGAGCGATTTGAGGCCATGCTCCGCAGCATGCAGTCTTGGACATCCTGA
- the LOC133444390 gene encoding fatty acyl-CoA hydrolase precursor, medium chain-like, translated as MEIRVKQTCFLMFVSSLCASADLHAPQVHTKLGSLRGEYVSVKGKETGVHAYLGIPFAKPPLGPSLRLAAPQPAEGWEGVRDATKQPPICIQSREIVLDLAEKFGQSFTELPDTSEDCLYLNIYTPAGKAPDAKLPVMVWIHGGGFALGSASTYDGSAMAAYQDVVVVLIQYRLGILGFFSTGDEHVSGNFGLLDQIEALRWIKEHIHNFGGDSDLVTIFGESAGGMSVSLLLLSPLSDGLFHRGIAESGTAAMDSYVVGDPVPVMQMVANASGCSLESTEKIGECMRSLDIDTIKTFTSDPSVRTIVTIDGHFLRKPVRELFDKHELLTVPFMTGINNHEGGWLLPSYLAPPNWTEGMDREHIVNIISMFYPDPKDALTRDLIANEYIGTGEDRVRNRDGFTEVIGDMLFTIPAIGAANAHRDAGAPVYLYEYQYPPQALQKKRPSFVRSDHGDEIFTVLGCCFTTSHVTFSDGCSEEEEKFSRTMMSYWGNFARTGSPNGDGLVHWPKYGTEEEYQIIDLKEQVTGRHLKKDKFVFLTQILPEKIKQHEESAERSEL; from the exons ATGGAGATCCGTGTGAAGCAAACGTGCTTTCTAATGTTTGTTTCATCCCTCTGCGCTTCTGCAGATCTCCACG CACCGCAAGTCCACACTAAGCTCGGGAGCCTGAGAGGAGAGTATGTCAGCGTAAAAGGCAAGGAGACCGGGGTCCACGCCTACCTGGGCATCCCGTTTGCCAAGCCTCCCCTGGGCCCCTCCCTTAGACTGGCTGCACCTCAGCCTGCAGAAGGATGGGAAGGAGTGAGAGATGCCACCAAGCAGCCACCCAT ATGCATTCAAAGTAGAGAGATTGTATTGGATTTAGCTGAAAAATTTGGTCAGTCGTTCACGGAGCTCCCAGACACTTCAGAAGACTGTCTTTACCTCAACATTTACACTCCTGCAGGCAAAGCTCCTGACGCCAAGCTCCCT GTCATGGTGTGGATCCATGGTGGTGGCTTTGCCTTGGGGTCTGCTTCAACGTATGATGGCTCTGCCATGGCTGCCTACCAGGATGTAGTTGTGGTTCTGATCCAGTACAGATTGGGCATTTTGGGCTTCTTCAG tactggagatgagcaCGTCTCTGGGAACTTTGGCCTGCTGGACCAGATTGAAGCTCTGAGGTGGATCAAAGAGCACATTCACAACTTTGGAGGAGACTCAGATTTAGTAACTATATTTGGGGAGTCTGCCGGTGGAATGAGTGTATCCCTTCTG CTTCTCTCACCATTATCTGATGGTCTATTCCACCGTGGTATTGCTGAGAGCGGTACTGCTGCAATGGACTCATATGTGGTTGGTGATCCTGTACCAGTGATGCAG ATGGTTGCAAATGCATCAGGCTGCAGCCTTGAGAGCACAGAGAAGATTGGTGAATGCATGAGAAGCCTGGATATTGATACCATAAAGACATTTACAAGT GATCCTAGTGTGAGAACCATTGTAACTATTGATGGACACTTCTTGAGAAAACCTGTACGTGAGCTGTTCGATAAACACGAGCTCCTCACTGTGCCATTCATGACGGGTATCAATAATCACGAAGGAGGATGGTTGCTTCCTAGT TATTTAGCTCCTCCAAACTGGACTGAAGGAATGGACCGGGAACATATTGTGAACATTATATCCATGTTCTACCCTGAT CCCAAAGATGCATTAACCAGAGATTTGATTGCAAATGAATATATTGGAACTGGAGAAGACAGAGTGAGAAACAGAGATGGATTCACTGAGGTGATTGGAGATATGTTGTTTACCATTCCAGCCATTGGAGCTGCAAATGCTCAcagag ATGCAGGCGCCCCTGTGTACTTGTACGAGTACCAGTATCCTCCCCAAGctctgcagaaaaaaagaccgagCTTTGTTAGAAGTGACCATGGCGACGAGATCTTTACGGTGCTGGGATGTTGTTTCACGACTTCCCATGTGACATTTTCTG ACGGATGCTCTGAAGAGGAGGAAAAGTTCAGCAGAACCATGATGAGCTACTGGGGCAACTTTGCCCGTACTGG gtCTCCCAATGGGGATGGACTTGTACACTGGCCAAAGTATGGGACAGAGGAAGAATACCAGATcattgatttaaaggagcagGTAACAGGTCGGCACCTGAAGAAAGACAAGTTTGTATTTTTGACTCAGATCCTCCCTGAAAAGATCAAACAACATGAAGAGAGCGCGGAGCGCAGCGAGTTGTAG
- the fbxo31 gene encoding F-box only protein 31 isoform X1, whose amino-acid sequence MAVCARLCGVGQSRRCRRRQRSNQQDQGSDSDMEEEEEERIEGPRRAEAGRGRCAAAGAAAAAAGPEDRAAAAAAAAAAPPHPQTLAELPPELLVEILSLLPGPELPNVALVCKKFRQILNTETIWRRRCVEEFGMKEDLRKMEAGGVSSKDIYVKRVNPRVKSGRFMKLLPDYEHMDYRDVYTHLLHPYRHILGLWQPDIGPYGGLLNVVVDGLFIIGWMYLPPHDPRVEDPMRRRPLFRIHLWESKKATIECMYGHKGPHKGDIQTVKRDEFSTKCNQTDHHRMPGGRQEEFRTWLEEEWGRTLEEIFHEHMQELILMKFIYTSQYDNCLTYRRIYLPPPMPSDLLKPGLFKGTYGSHGLEIVMLSFHGNSARATKLTGDPNVPAGQLTLDIDLRRPVVLPDLEQQRDIEELSRLVLGIHEELQGDAEQQANDTVRHAAAGADGVASGAKASEAEDGLCSDSCQSGPSSSSSHSETQPFILPLGVMARNEVYPRTCRKCFYGTGLIAGHGFTSPERTPGLFVLFDEDHFGFIWLELKSFSLYSRLTDHLAHAHAPNMERFEAMLRSMQSWTS is encoded by the exons ATGGCTGTGTGCGCCAGGCTCTGCGGAGTGGGCCAGTCTCGGAGGTGCCGGAGACGGCAGCGGAGCAACCAGCAGGACCAGGGCAGCGACTCCgacatggaggaggaggaggaggagcggatcGAGGGCCCGAGGAGAGCCGAGGCGGGCCGAGGCCGCTGCGCTGCAGCCggggctgcagctgcagctgcagggccGGAGgaccgggctgctgctgctgctgctgctgctgctgcacctcCGCACCCGCAGACTCTCGCAGAATTACCGCCCGAGCTGCTGGTGGAAATACTCTCCCTGCTGCCTGGACCAGAGCTGCCGAATGTCGCCCTCGTTTGCAAGAAATTCAGACAAATCCTCAACACGGAAACCATATGGAGAAGGCGATGTGTAGAAG AGTTTGGCATGAAGGAGGATCTGAGGAAGATGGAAGCAGGAGGAGTGTCCAGCAAGGACATCTACGTTAAAC GTGTGAACCCACGGGTGAAGTCTGGGCGCTTTATGAAGCTCCTCCCGGACTACGAGCACATGGACTATAGAGACGTGTACACACACT TGCTTCACCCATATAGGCATATTTTGGGTCTTTGGCAGCCTGACATAGGACCTTATGGTGGATTGCTCAATGTTGTG GTGGATGGGTTGTTCATCATCGGCTGGATGTATCTCCCACCTCATGACCCTCGGGTGGAGGATCCCATGAGAAGACGGCCTCTCTTCCGTATCCACTTGTGGGAGAGCAAAAAGGCCACAATAGAGTGTATGTATGGACACAAAGGTCCTCACAAAGGAGACATACAG ACAGTGAAAAGGGATGAATTTTCAACTAAATGTAACCAGACGGATCATCACCGGATGCCAGGAGGCAGACAGGAG GAATTCAGGACATGGTTAGAGGAAGAATGGGGTCGAACGCTGGAAGAAATCTTCCATGAACACATGCAGGAGCTCATTCTGATGAAATTCATTTACACCAGTCAATACGA TAACTGCTTGACATACCGTCGGATCTATCTGCCTCCTCCGATGCCGTCAGAcctgctgaaaccaggactattcAAAGGCACCTACGGTAGTCATGGCTTGGAGATTGTCATGCTCAGCTTTCATGGGAATTCTGCAAGAGCCACCAAACTCACT GGAGACCCAAATGTTCCTGCTGGGCAGCTCACACTGGATATTGACCTGAGAAGACCTGTGGTACTCCCAGATTTGGAGCAGCAGCGCGACATTGAGGAACTATCGCGGCTTGTGCTGGGGATACATGAGGAGCTACAGGGGGATGCAGAACAGCAGGCCAATGATACAGTCCGGCATGCAGCGGCGGGAGCCGATGGTGTTGCCAGCGGCGCAAAAGCAAGTGAGGCAGAAGATGGCCTCTGTTCAGACAGCTGTCAGTCTGGCcccagcagtagcagcagtcaTTCGGAGACCCAGCCCTTTATTCTTCCTTTAGGGGTTATGGCCCGCAATGAGGTGTACcctcgtacctgcagaaaatG CTTCTATGGGACAGGCCTGATTGCGGGGCACGGCTTTACAAGTCCAGAGCGCACCCCAGGGCTTTTTGTGCTCTTCGATGAGGACCACTTTGGTTTCATCTGGCTGGAGTTGAAGTCTTTTAGTCTTTACAGTCGCCTGACGGACCATCTAGCCCACGCCCATGCTCCAAACATGGAGCGATTTGAGGCCATGCTCCGCAGCATGCAGTCTTGGACATCCTGA